The sequence TGACTTCTTAAAAACCAACTAGTTAGTTATTTTAGGAGTGCCATGCTTGACTTTTACACAGCGCCTACGCCCAATGGCTATAAGGTGGCGATCGCCCTCGAAGAAATGCAACTGCCCTATACGTTGCATGCCCTTGATCTGGGTGAACAAGATCAAAAAAAGCCGGAATTTCTCGCGATTAACCCGAATGGTCGAATTCCGGCGATCGTGGATCGCTATGCCGATGATTTTGCTGTGTTTGAATCCGGGGCGATCTTAATGTACTTGGCGGAAAAATCCGGTAAATTCCTATCGCCGGATCGCAAAGTCCGGTCGATTGTTCTGCAATGGCTGATGTTCCAAATGAGTGGCGTTGGTCCGATGATGGGCCAAGCAGCGGTATTTATAAATTATTTCCCAGAAAAGCTGCCGAGTGCGATCGCCCGTTATCAGAATGAAACCCGGCGGTTATTGGGCGTGTTAAACCAACGATTGGCCACAGTGGAATATCTGGCCGGGGACTACAGCATTGCCGATATGGCCACCTGGCCGTGGGTGCAGATTGCGCCCAAATTGGATGTGGAAGTGGGTGAATTGCCCCATTTGCAACGTTGGCTCAAGGCGATCGGCGATCGACCTGCCGTACAGAAAGGTATGCAAGTGCCGCCGCACTATTCCGATGCAGAACGGA comes from Romeriopsis navalis LEGE 11480 and encodes:
- a CDS encoding glutathione S-transferase family protein, with protein sequence MLDFYTAPTPNGYKVAIALEEMQLPYTLHALDLGEQDQKKPEFLAINPNGRIPAIVDRYADDFAVFESGAILMYLAEKSGKFLSPDRKVRSIVLQWLMFQMSGVGPMMGQAAVFINYFPEKLPSAIARYQNETRRLLGVLNQRLATVEYLAGDYSIADMATWPWVQIAPKLDVEVGELPHLQRWLKAIGDRPAVQKGMQVPPHYSDAERIARASKIVTK